DNA from Fusarium verticillioides 7600 chromosome 4, whole genome shotgun sequence:
AGCACCTCATGGTACTGCAGCTAATGAGGCAACATAAAACAGGGGAGGACCTACTGAACTGAGGAATAGAGCCATTCATTCTGCAGGCGTTCAcactcttcagcatcataaTTCGGATCATGACATGGACTTCCCAGCGGAACGGTTGCTACCAAGTGGCCCCCAACCGTACTGTTGAGGTGAGCCCAGTCTTCAGCagaaggccaacaagagTCATCGGGAAAGCATTTGCAGTCTGGTGCCGTGGCTTTACAGCCAGCTGCACCGAGTAGCAGAGACGGAACGAGAAGGCGGCGCATTATTGCCTGTGATAAGCAATGGTAAAAGCCTCTCATCGACTGAATTGGCGGTAAAGATGCATGAGGTGGTCGTCTTACTCTTCCCCGCAAAGGTCCTTTCGTTTCTTTTGCCGCCCCTGTCAGCCAAGCATGTGCAGGTGGAGAACTATTGGTGTTACTGGACAAGGATGACTCTGCAATGAAGATCTTTACAACTTTATCGTAGATGGAGGGAAAAGATCGACAGCTGCTTGTAATACGGAAGAACTGTCTGTCTATGATCTAGGTAAATCTAATATGGAAGAGCAAGCATACTTAGAACCTCTTGGACTTTCTAAGTCTACAGCAAAGGCAAGATTTTCTAAGCCATGTCAGCGAAAGGTAGACATATCTTCGAGACTTAGCCCTCAACTGCAGCtattccttcatcatctcgaaCCAACTTCGCTCGATTATAAGCATCATCATTCGTTGGCAATTGCAGGTTCACAGCTGCAATCCTAGCTGCGCTGACTTCCAAGTCACCATCGCCTTCCAATGCGAGAATATGGCCACCGCAGTCTCTGGTTGCTGACAGGAAGTGAAGATGGTCGCCTGCGACGCTGATACCTTGCATGAAAGCAGGCGATCTGAACCCAATGATCGTACCGTTCATGTCGTGGAACGTATGTGAAGCCTGTCGTTTTCCAAGCTCGGCAAGACTTTCACCTGGTGATTGTTGTCCTCCGACCGTCCGTACAGTGACCGACTTGAATGTGCCTTCAATTCTATAGACCAGATAGTGATTATTCGTCgcaggaagaagctgagacaGAGTCTCTGTCAAGTCATCCTTGCTCGGTATTTGTTTCGAAGCAGTAACAGTCGGTATAAGATCCGTGATCATCGCAAAAGGCGCCGTCTGCTGAGCGCACGAATCTTTATCCAGCGCTATGACAGAACCATCAGGTTTCATATCATAAATAGTCCCATCGAGAATGATCATTTCGCCGACCATGTGTCGAAAGGTGCCAAGGCCGTGATCGCCATGTGTGAGGAGTTCCGAAAGGTTGATTCCTGTCTCGGCAACTCCATCCATAAGAGCTGAGACAACGGAATATTGGAAGAGGTGATTGGATGGCATTTTTGGCGGGTGATGGGAGATGTGAGATTGTGTTGCGTGAGTGAGAGGCAcagcttgtccttggttGAGAAAGTTGCACGAATGCGGGGTCTAAAGAGTCCAATCAAGTGACGACTTCTGGATCAAGACGTCATCAGAAATGAGGGAGGTCAGCCCAATCAACAAGAGACGACAACAAATTCAAGACCCCAGATACAGTAGGAGTTTCGCTTTATCATTCAAAAAACTAGAGAGAAGGATAGAAAGAATGGGACAGTCAAGGACTGGCGAtttgaacagcttctttgtctGCGAGATACTGCATCTTGTACACTTGACACAGCATCATGCTCAACTAGAAACGTACGCATCTACTCGCCTGGAATATCAAATATTGCGAGAAGGGGTTTGGGTCCAATAGCACTTGCTGGCCCAACCAGACCAACTCGCTCGCTCACCGTTGTCCAGAATGGGGTTTCAGCTGCTTACTGGTCTCTAGCTAGTACCCTCGTATTCTATTCTGAGTTTTGATAGCTGGCTTTCTTCGCTTCGCcaaaagaacaaaaaaaaaaaaaaaaaaaaaaaacaggcAGCAACCGATGAAGTTTCTCAGAACACCAACCTAAGCCCCTCAGTTCGTCTTCTAAGAATCATTGGCTTGTTCACGATTGACCCTCAGCATCTGCGTTACATTGCACACCGAATGCAAGGGAGATCTGCCCGTGACACGGCAAAAAGCGGTACGGTATGGTGGCTGCTTAGTTGCGGGTTGCCGGGCGGGCCGACTAGCTCATGCATCTAGTGGCACGCTGAGCCGTTTCCCCAGCCAAACCTCGATGGTTCAGCTCGCCACAATATGCCTAATTCTCAATATTGCTGCGCCAAAGTGAGGGGAACCCAATGGCAGGAATGTGATATGCTCACTTTTGTGAGACTGCATGAGATACTGCCTCGAGAGGGGAAGGACTGCTGACTGACAATGGGTATAAAAAAGATGGCTTGCCTCCTCAACTGGAgtgtctttttctctttgaACTTCGACAGGTTTTGAAGTTCTGTCCCGAATCTCCTGATCAGAAAAACACTTGGAATTCTACTTGTTACTTGGTAAAAATGGCTAAACGCGCTGAGCATCTCCCGGCGATGCCGCCCCAGGACCCTTCTCTGCAGGTTCCAAGCGGTCTGCGCGTTGCTTACgccaagcatcttcttgacaaaCATCTCCGCAGCCTACGATTTGAACTGAACGATGGTGTCAGTCGCAATGAACCTCTCCCCGCAATAGGCCATGCACCATATAAAGGACATGAAAATCCCTTGGAGCATCTTTCCGAGTACAAGGGTCGCGTTGCCATCGTTGGTGCTGGCGTCACCGGCTTGTACCTTGCTATGATGCTTAAGTAcctcaagatctccaatGTGGATATCTATGAGGCGTCAAATAGGATTGGTGGTCGCGTATATACGTATCCCTTTGAGCAGGAAAACGCATCCCCTCATAATTACTATGACATTGGGGCCATGCGTATCCCCGAGATTGACGCAATGCAATCGTTAGTTCGCCAAATAATCTAAATGACCGACATACTAAAGTATGACAGGACACTTACCCTGATCGAAGAGCTGGATCTTCCGAAAACGAAGTACGTTCTTGATGCTAAGTGCGAGCCTTCGATGCATTGGTACTCCAACACCAAATCGCCAGAGTAAGGAGACCTACGTTCCAtttcgaggagaagaaaccTGACCTTGAGTAGCGGTACACCATATGATGATCGGATGAACGAGATCATAAAGAGTATCGGGTCAAACTGGGACGAGAGGTTCGCGGAATGGATCAAAACTGGCAAGGATAACCATTCTACCAGAGGATGGCTCATGTTCACCGACCCCAAGTAGGTATCTCGCTGACAGTCTTTTGCAATTGCTAATGCCATTTCAAGGTGGACTTATGACCAgactgaagaagctgaatcCGCTTCTACGTGAGTCCTGGGATCTAGTGACACCGTCTAGTACTAACACCATGCAGCTCTACTGGTCTATTCGAGCAGTCCTTCGTCGAATCCCTATGTGATTTCAGCGATTTTCAGGCCACGGATGGTAAGCCCTGGTGGCGTCTTGAAGGCGGCATGACAGTCGTCACCGAGAAGATGAACAAATGTATCGAAGATCCTGATTGGGTCTCACACAACCCTGTCTCTCTCAAGGTCACGAAGAACACACCCGTCGTAGCCATGACAGAGAATCAtcaagagaacaagatcgaGGTTACTGTCAACGGGGCTGGGGGAACCAAGACAGTGGCATACGACAtggtcttcaacaccaccgccatGGGTCCTCTCCAGCGCATGGACATCTCTGGCCTCGTCCCCGGTTTTGGCCTTCCTCAGACTCAGAGGAACATTCTTACTGGTATTAGAGCACTTAGCTATGATCGATCCTGCAAGGTCGCAGTGAAGTTCAAGAGCCGTTGGTGGAAGAACATGTACAAAGCTTCCAAGAACGGTAGCACCTTTGGCGGCGTATCGGGGTCGGACCTGCCAAGCAGCAACATTGTCTACCCATCCTgggatgatggagatgagaacTCTGCAGTGCTTATGACGTCTTATACCTGGGCCCAGGATGCTACGCGAATGGGATCGCTGATTCCTGATTACACGAAGCAGAAACCGCATATCGACGACGCTGTCGTTACTCAGTGCTTCCAAGATCTCGTCAAGCTCTGGGGACAGAGCGAGGACCCGAAAATTACCGTCGAGTTTCTTAGAGACCAGTATCTCGAGCACCACGCTTTCGCTTGGTCTCACGATCCCTACACCGGCGGTGCCTTCGCTCTTTTCGGCCCTGGCCAATTCAGTTTTATCTACCCCCAGTTCCAGCAGCTCCTCTGCGATGGTAAGTTCGCTATTTGCGGCGAGGCTCTTAGTCCTCATCACGCGTGGATCTCTGGATCCTTGGATAGCGGATACCTCACCATGCTGCGATGGCTAGTCCATCTTGAGGATAACGATAGGGCTGATGCATTGAAGAAGGCATGGTTTGGACGTGGAAAGGGCGAACATACTGCTGAGTATGAtgggaagttgatgagatggactgTTGAGCTGGGCCAGCAAGCGGCTAGGAAGACCCGAAAGAGGCATTACTGAGACTGATGTGGCTCGGATTGATGGAAGTTGTGTGACGCGACTGTTTTCAACTGGCGACGCGAGCTCAGATGGAAGACACGAAGACGGAGAGGCTCACGTGTGTCGGATGCATCGAATTTGTGATTTTATATCACATCTGAATTTAATTGAATCGGAAGAAAAAGGGCCTGAGTATCGCATTCATCTAAAGTCGCTTCTGTGCAAGTATTTGACATCGCTAGTAACATTTATTGCGGATGAGTTTTGGCTGAATCCGACCTGTCTCGGCATTTCATAGGCTTCTGACAAATCTTGACCACATAGATCCGCCTGATGAAGGCATCTTGGTAGCCAAAAACCACTTGAAGAATGTCGCCTGGAATTGTTGGCCGCATCGGGAttggatcttggcttgacACATTCCTCACGCCCGATGGTCCGTCCCGGCATGACTGTGCAATGCACCGCGTATCGGTTCACAAAAAGACAGTAATGATCACTAAAGTAAAAGGAAAGAATAGCGAATTGCACATAGAGTagtcttgacatcaactgACGAAGCTCATACTATGCTGTTCTGCTATTGTTTGTGTAACAAGAGAAAACGACATCAACGGCATCAGTGACGTTAGTTCAATTACTAGGCTTTAGACTAATCGAAGCCGACCAAAACTGGATCTTGGGTCCCTAATCGGCCCAGTCTAGTCCGCTACTCTATGCTGGAATGGGCTGGAACAACTTTGCGTAACGGAATGGGTTTTGTAATAGTGCCACAAGTGGCAAGCCCGATCACACATAAATCTGCTTAAAGCGCAGTCGCGGCCATGTACTTAAGTGGTATAGAAACAGAGACTCGGATCAAGCATAAAGCTCTCCGcaccagatcatcaacgCATCATCACTCAAAAGGCAAGCAATGAAGCTGACTACCATCTTACAATCTGCAGCGCTTGCTGCAGCCTCTCTCACCGAGCTATCCCAAGCCCAGGCCTTCACTCCCCGTGGCTTCACAACACCCAAGCGCAAAGAACTATGGCAGCCAGAAGTCGGTACACCATGGCAGATCATCCTCTCCGAGGTCGTCAAAGTTCCTAAGGCTGGCGTTAGCTCCATGACTCCAGATGTACCTATATGGGATATGGATCTCTTCGAGACCCCGAAAAGCACAATCACCGGTATGCAgaagggagggaagaaaatTATCTGCTACTTTAGCGCTGGCTCGTGGGAGAACTGGCGTAAAGACAAAGATAGTTTTCCGAAGAAAGACCTTGGTAAGGTCATGGACGGCTGGCCTGATGAGAGATGGGTGAATATCAGCAGTGTTGGTGTGAGAGCTATCATGGCGCAACGGATCAAGTTGGCAGCGGAGAAGGGATGCGATGCTATTGATCCTGACAACATGGATGGATATGTAAGTCACCTATTAAAGCGACTGGACAAATCACTAATCACCACTACAGCAAAACGACAACGGTCTAGGCCTCACCGAACAAGACACCATTTCATATGTCAAGTTCCTCTCTGCAGAAGCAGCCAAGTATAACATGGTTATGGGTATGAAGAACGGCGGAGATGTCACAGAAGAGGTTCTTCCATATGTCGCCTTCTGCATCAACGAGTCTTGCATTCAATATTCCGAGTGCGACTTGTATCAGCCCTACATCGACGCGGGCAAGCCAGTCTTTAATATCGAGTACCCCAAGGGCGCACCAAAGGTGAAGGCtaaggataagaagaagatttgTTCCACTAGTGGTGCCGCAGAAGGATCAGATGACTTTAGTaaggtcatcaagaagatgaatctGGATAAATGGGTCATGTATTGCTAGGGTTTCTTTGGACTATTCAGCATGGGGAGATATTTACTTTTGCATTTCTTAATTCGAGTTCATCTCTTGTCTCATTAAGTATGAGCGGGCTTTCTGAAACAGGGCatttgagaagcttctcagtGGCATGGAGCCACGGAATAGCAGGCCCAAATATAGACGGCAGAAGGTAGAGTAAGTCATAGTATGTATTTTAATGTCTTCAAGACAGATGATAACTATATACGTGTAACTTAAGGCCAAGCGGCCAGCATCTAATGGCATGGCAGCTTAGTTAGTGCCGCTGCATCCAACAAAGTTGTTGCCGGAAGCACCAGTGTGAGTAATGGCACCAGCATACTCgcagttggtgttgatgacaacACGGTCAGCACCAGGGGAACCTGAAGACACGTCAGAAAATAATCTTGATTCGTAGCTACTTCTCA
Protein-coding regions in this window:
- a CDS encoding alpha-acetolactate decarboxylase; translated protein: MPSNHLFQYSVVSALMDGVAETGINLSELLTHGDHGLGTFRHMVGEMIILDGTIYDMKPDGSVIALDKDSCAQQTAPFAMITDLIPTVTASKQIPSKDDLTETLSQLLPATNNHYLVYRIEGTFKSVTVRTVGGQQSPGESLAELGKRQASHTFHDMNGTIIGFRSPAFMQGISVAGDHLHFLSATRDCGGHILALEGDGDLEVSAARIAAVNLQLPTNDDAYNRAKLVRDDEGIAAVEG